In the genome of Paraburkholderia caribensis, the window CTCCTTGACTTAAACGATTGCCGTCTCAGCGCGATCCCGCGACTCGCGCACGCTGCCGCGCGACAGCAGATCATGACGACGCTGAAAAAGATTGTGCCGGCCGATTTCTCCGATCGTTCGGACGCCCGACAAGGCCATGCTGACGTCGAGTTCGCTTTGCAGTATCTGCAGCATTCGCATGACGCCGGCCTCGCCCATTGCGCCGAGTGCGTACATGAACGCACGTCCGACCATGGTGCCTTTCGCGCCCAGCGCGAGCGCCTTCATTACGTCCTGCCCGCTGCGAATACCGCCGTCCACCCAGATTTCGACCTTGTCGCCGACAGCCTCGACGATGGCCGGCAACGCTTCGATGCTGGACGGCGCGCCATCCAGTTGCCGCCCGCCGTGATTGCTCACGACGATGGCATCGGCGCCGATCGATGCGGCCATGCGCGCGTCCTCGACGCTCAGGATGCCCTTCAGCACGAGCTTGCGATCCCAGCCGCGCCGGATGGCGACGAGATCGTCCCAACTGAGCGTCGGGTCGAATTGTTGCGCCACCCACTTGCTGATCGCGATGACGTCGCCGCCGCCCTTGATGTAGCCGGCCAGATTGCCGAACGTTTTGGCGCCGCCCAGCGCACGCATCATCCAGCCTGGCTTCGACGCGAAATCGAGCAGATTGGAAGCCGTGAGACGCGGCGGAACGGTCATGCCGTTCTTCAGGTCCTTGTGCCGCTGGCCGTTGATCTGCAGGTCCAGCGTGACGACGAGCGCCGAACAGCCGGCCAGCTTCGCGCGCTCGATCAGCGACGCATTGAAGCCGCGGTCGCGCATCACGTAGAGCTGAAACCAGAACGGTGCAGCCGTATGACGCGCGACATCTTCGATCGAGCAGATGCTGACCGTCGAAAGGGTGAACGGCACGCCGAAGCGCTGTGCAGCCAGCGCGCCGAGCATCTCGCCATTTGCCCATTGCATGCCGGCGAGGCCGGTTGGCGCGATGGCAACGGGCATGGTCACCGGCTGACCGATCATCGTGCTGGCCGTGCTCCGACCTTCGACGTTCACGGCCACTCGCTGCTGCAGCTTCAGGTCGTCGAATGCGCGGCTGTTCTCGCGGTACGTCGATTCCGAATAGGAGCCGCTATCGACATAATCGTAAAACGCCTTCGGCACGCGCTTCTTCGCCATCAGACGCAAATCCTCAACACACGTAATGACTGACATTCGATCCCTGCACCTTGACTGTCTATCGGTTTGAAACTGCCGTGAGGTGGCTGCCGCGCTTGCTGCCGTTCAATCGGCCGCCCGCACGGTTGCGAGCGCGCCACGCTCTTCGTGCTCTTGCGTGACGCTCACGGGCCTGCGCACCATGACCATGTAAGCAACGGCGGAAAGCAGCGCGACGGCCGCGCTCACGATCAGCGCGTTCACGAACGAATGCGTGCGGTCTACCACCAGGCCGGTGACGATCGGCGCAGCCGATCCCGCCAGGAAACCGCCGAAATTCTGGATGCCGCCAAGCGACGCTACGGCGTGACGGGGCGCGGCGACACTCACGAGCGACCATGCGCCGCCGGAAGCCATGTTGAGAAAGAACATCGCCACCGAGATGTACGCGATCGCCATCCAGGCCGAAGGCGTCAACGCAGCGGGGACGGTGGCCGCCGCAGCGCCCACCAGCCCCACGCAGATCGGCCACTTGCGGCTCGTGATCGGCGCCATGCCCTTGCTG includes:
- a CDS encoding alpha-hydroxy acid oxidase, coding for MSVITCVEDLRLMAKKRVPKAFYDYVDSGSYSESTYRENSRAFDDLKLQQRVAVNVEGRSTASTMIGQPVTMPVAIAPTGLAGMQWANGEMLGALAAQRFGVPFTLSTVSICSIEDVARHTAAPFWFQLYVMRDRGFNASLIERAKLAGCSALVVTLDLQINGQRHKDLKNGMTVPPRLTASNLLDFASKPGWMMRALGGAKTFGNLAGYIKGGGDVIAISKWVAQQFDPTLSWDDLVAIRRGWDRKLVLKGILSVEDARMAASIGADAIVVSNHGGRQLDGAPSSIEALPAIVEAVGDKVEIWVDGGIRSGQDVMKALALGAKGTMVGRAFMYALGAMGEAGVMRMLQILQSELDVSMALSGVRTIGEIGRHNLFQRRHDLLSRGSVRESRDRAETAIV